A single genomic interval of Pieris rapae chromosome 23, ilPieRapa1.1, whole genome shotgun sequence harbors:
- the LOC110997125 gene encoding uncharacterized protein LOC110997125 isoform X1: protein MTSESDVLKTNEFLRRRKLRLQQVREQSKDIAKKIRQRAKVEKLRQTINLDAKKEKEYFDLQEKFVGRLEQLHSRSVENVGSSHRNAAEALVQEKQTNQDISKLRGKEAVAELRKRKQDKLDEQKKILDRKLQAREAANELFRDKHVSVANKILNSKSSDNIQKQLEEPIVTEINNNPVEKDKAERDTSKNDMATQWEVDELPDEWGSSVPTLSVPKDDRDYRKHLENEKSEHKRLNLFALSDEMPSSLRGGNSNMSNQACQQKSSVNMVSEYLQTRNLRLREEKPVSTKKSDDLQSIKQTILRSRASKIDVSGRNDSSKTNSALNKKPSVTMYNHSTRDTRESYNNEAAVVREQNTSDDAYLNALKETSILNEVKSQELEKKRETLRNKVAATRENVDKEYKDTLSFLNSLSKEKPSRTNNISHMGYERLQIQKDKRQKQMQDEFRKIEKDSVKKTCKHKNRADRGHSRSPDSFERPFQYDWMPVPESDFAHTLPNRNSVKFNDVDTYHEYRSRYRHTPPTKLKKKDKQNTLVVEDTSETDMSERTDFDGQSDGDRIVIYKILDSKRKRDDKKAKAINRIFKSAKGDRCGKDDEVQENTKNAESAFTVKHVEALENLNEGIYKVGENGAFNVMSCYTSNVEMWKTCTERKSWWDNITSAYFENNSNVPTEQQGGSKKSVTPNVEHQAPSTSAKNSTSLRCDHSCPGCKCRHQPLSAPQSTCSFQTAPNDAPEGFVKLMDGQEPGKFYIGASGFLKDDNYEVVIQLKKKEMEKKEIEKEEKNSKSQEAEDVIKDLTKPDSIDSEETKTLSKDTEAPFTVNVRESAAQTSVDQGVSVDVTQELEQVKPKNVEDKNVNTTFRDSFAIPDDVPKSEPVRPATSTYTQTSFSSPNSRPVFMHMTSSTSTAYMSPPDFIVPQVLRHRIPDVHIERLCSHSSRARRCRHISSTTETPPNTARNDETNEKIHKVCHKNRRHKSVSLHRGSSKSTHGTHSTKTVPKLRISDDKINPVVKKYVNKLLALNKEGKKAIQVINQDCSSVNTPSSSIVNAPHNMEMDASLDNKISLEQIKIMLEQQIVDEYAKRANKDRLSDSTHNRSSQKLPKRKQVHKVKSLNISRHLFKNKQTNDSHHHINFNSKQSSSSTYDRLTQNNGELLAKSERKEKSRKIIPPPKQNPSKTELTSTENIQPKRHPRLTPCSSNHTKSDDYTLYRHRPASMSSDSEKRDVHTASSHVPPTDSNHTSGIESEINFIKAAENKLQNMDKIADLTEKCMNRLSNLAKVLEEVRKNKSMVYSHISTSDTASDSESKQKIPDGRKVCMTEERNDNLLDARSQENACEYIPLLQDIPKPLTPSTLSLSTISEKSNAPSSTSDQTKHKARPPPALSRINLKTTPDNFVIPHELSTVMEVDSPMSVKLKNQSSRQNLYRESQEPTVSDDRVPEDMQLEQNKLVKQENSSKTRSKTPSLTSDDTKMEMMDMKIFNDIMLKPFVSLQEYAKQCSVPIEDASNMEDLPKNEQGGGEISSLHSDGSLPDVISELLKRKLISEPFKFDTATASHLTTSQSSESSLSLLALSNMYKAKRRSSKRNANKENLTETSETLSLSSNPDLENAFQKLGMGWASSTLKKTKERLALSSSSNTSSSSYSQLKFKSFNKDPPTLATDSSLSDTNRSKNVGDSAKNAVQQTSVTNSMIVKEFLTNELAKKITFTNQSSRNADEFVSLYETKMPEEIRDTPEKSREDDQSVASQTNRARTSTPVQIFKSTTYHTTSSSNNSNGLFSNAEELSSVKVTSTSIRNHSTSDKDDLTIPNCSLKRKGSDNSKSA from the exons ATGACTTCTGAGAGCGATGttctaaaaacaaatgaatttctTCGTCGTCGAAAATTGAGACTTCAACAg GTAAGAGAACAATCAAAAGATATTGCAAAGAAAATACGACAACGTGCTAAAGTTGAAAAGTTACGGCAGACAATAAATCTTGAtgcaaagaaagaaaaagaatattttgatttacaaGAAAAATTTGTGGGAAGATTAGAACAGTTGCATTCACGGAGTGTAGAAAATGTTGGATCTAGTCATAGGAATGCTGCTGAAGCTTTAGTGCAAG AGAAACAAACTAACCAAGATATATCAAAACTACGTGGCAAAGAGGCAGTAGCAGAGCTACGTAAAAGAAAGCAAGATAAACTAGAtgaacaaaagaaaattcttGATAGGAAGTTGCAGGCTAG gGAAGCAGCAAATGAACTTTTTAGAGACAAACATGTATCTGTTGCAAACAAGATACTAAACTCTAAATCTAGTGACAATATACAGAAACAATTAGAGGAACCTATTgttactgaaataaataacaatccAGTGGAAAAGGACAAGGCAGAGAGAGATACATCTAAAAATGATATGGCTACACAGTGGGAGGTTGATGAGTTACCTGACGAATGGGGCTCCAGTGTTCCAACACTGTCTGTTCCAAAAGATGATAGGGACTATAGAAAACATTTAGAAAACGAAAAATCTGAGCATAAAAGATTgaatttatttgcattaagTGATGAAATGCCATCTAGTCTCCGAGGTGGTAATAGCAATATGTCTAATCAAGCATGCCAACAAAAATCTTCGGTTAATATGGTCTCTGAATATTTACAAACTAGAAACTTACGTTTGAGAGAAGAAAAACCTGTCAGTACCAAGAAATCTGACGATTTACAGAGtatcaaacaaacaatacTAAGGAGTCGAGCCTCAAAAATTGATG tttcaggCAGGAATGACAGTTCAAAAACTAATTcggcattaaataaaaaaccatcaGTGACAATGTACAATCACAGCACAAGAGATACAAGAGAGTCATATAATAATGAAGCAGCCGTTGTTCGTGAGCAAAACACAAGTGACGATGCATATTTAAATGCTCTAAAGGAAAcatctattttaaatgaagttaAATCCCAAGAGCTTGAGAAGAAGAGAGAGactttaagaaataaagtgGCTGCGACAAGGGAAAATGTGGATAAAGAATACAAAGATACTctgtcatttttaaattcgttaTCAAAAGAAAAACCCTCTAGAACAAAT aatATCTCTCACATGGGTTATGAAAGACTTCAAATACAAAAGGACAAACGGCAGAAGCAAATGCAAGATGAATTTAGAAAGATTGAGAAGGATTCCGTCAAGAAGACCTGTAAG CATAAAAATCGTGCAGATAGAGGTCACTCAAGGTCACCCGATAGCTTTGAGCGGCCATTTCAATATGACTGGATGCCAGTCCCGGAAAGCGATTTCGCCCACACTCTACCGAATAGAAATAGCGTTAAATTCAACGATGTCGACACATACCACGAATACAGATCGCGATACAGACACACACCTCCGacaaaactaaagaaaaaagacaaacaaaatacattgGTCGTTGAGGACACGTCAGAAACGGATATGTCCGAACGGACGGATTTTGATGGACAGTCGGACGGTGATAGAATTGTCATTTATAAGATTTTGGATTCCAAACGCAAGAGGGACGATAAGAAAGCGAAAGCGATTAATAGGATTTTTAAATCTGCCAAAGGTGATAGATGTGGGAAGGATGATGAGGTCCAGGAGAATACTAAGAATGCTGAGAGCGCTTTTACGGTGAAGCATGTGGAAGCTTTGGAGAATCTGAACGAAG GTATCTACAAAGTTGGGGAAAATGG AGCCTTCAATGTTATGAGTTGTTACACAAGCAATGTTGAGATGTGGAAGACGTGTACAGAAAGAAAATCTTGGtg GGATAACATTACGTCTGcctattttgaaaataatagcaATGTACCGACAGAGCAACAGGGCGGCAGTAAGAAGTCTGTTACGCCAAATG TTGAACATCAAGCTCCAAGCACCAGTGCCAAGAATAGTACGTCTTTAAG atgcGACCACTCATGTCCTGGTTGCAAATGCCGCCATCAACCATTGTCTGCGCCACAATCCACTTGTTCCTTTCAAACGGCCCCCAATGACGCACCCGAAGGGTTCGTCAAGTTAATGGATGGACAGGAACCTGGAAAGTTCTACATTGGAGCGTCTGGCTTCTTAAAAGACGACAACTACGAAGTTGTGATTCAATTGAAGAAGAAAGAAAtggaaaagaaagaaattgaaaaagaagaaaagaatTCCAAATCCCAAGAAGCAGAAGATGTTATTAAAGATTTGACAAAACCCGATTCTATTGATTCTGAAGAAACGAAGACTTTGTCAAAAGATACCGAAGCACCATTCACAGTTAATGTGAGGGAGAGTGCAGCACAGACTTCAGTTGACCAAGGTGTCTCCGTGGATGTGACTCAAGAGCTGGAACAAGTTAAACCTAAAAACGTGGAAGACAAGAATGTTAATACAACATTCCGAGATTCCTTTGCGATTCCCGATGATGTCCCGAAGAGTGAACCCGTTAGGCCAGCCACCTCCACCTATACCCAGACATCGTTCAGTTCACCCAATTCCAGACCGGTTTTCATGCATATGACGTCATCTACGTCCACGGCATATATGAGTCCCCCCGACTTTATCGTTCCACAGGTCTTGAGACATCGCATTCCAGATGTTCACATTGAAAGACTGTGCTCCCATTCTTCCAGAGCACGGAGATGTAGACACATCAGCAGCACCACCGAGACTCCGCCGAATACGGCACGAAATGATGAGACAAATGAAAAGATACACAAAGTTTGCCACAAAAATCGCAGACACAAAAGTGTGTCTTTACACAGAGGCTCGTCAAAGTCCACACATGGAACGCATTCGACGAAAACTGTGCCCAAATTGCGAATATCGGATGACAAAATTAATCCCGTGGTGAAGAAATATGTGAACAAATTATTAGCTCTTAATAAAGAGGGGAAGAAAGCGATCCAAGTAATCAATCAGGATTGCAGCTCTGTCAATACGCCGAGTAGTTCTATCGTCAATGCGCCTCACAATATGGAAATGGACGCTTCGTTGGATAACAAAATCTCTTtggaacaaataaaaatcatgcTCGAACAACAGATAGTCGACGAATACGCGAAACGCGCGAATAAAGATCGACTCTCCGACTCAACACACAATAGGAGCTCGCAAAAACTGCCAAAAAGAAAACAAGTGCACAAAGTGAAGTCCCTAAACATATCGAGgcatttattcaaaaataaacagaCAAATGATTCGCATCATCATATAAACTTCAATTCGAAGCAGTCCTCTTCATCGACGTATGACCGTTTGACGCAGAATAACGGCGAATTATTGGCCAAATcggaaagaaaagaaaagagtAGAAAGATAATTCCACCCCCCAAACAGAACCCCTCGAAGACCGAACTGACTTCTACTGAAAACATACAGCCGAAACGACACCCGCGCCTGACCCCTTGCTCCTCAAATCACACAAAAAGTGATGATTACACTCTTTACCGACATCGTCCTGCTTCAATGTCCTCGGATTCCGAAAAAAGAGACGTTCACACGGCATCTTCACACGTTCCTCCCACAGACTCCAATCACACCAGTGGGATCGAAagcgaaattaattttataaaagctgCCGAGAATAAGCTTCAAAATATGGATAAAATCGCTGACCTCACCGAGAAATGTATGAATCGGTTGTCTAACCTGGCCAAGGTACTGGAAGAAGTGAGAAAGAACAAGTCAATGGTGTACAGTCATATTTCTACCTCGGATACTGCGTCAGACTCTGAGTCAAAACAGAAAATCCCAGATGGTCGAAAAGTTTGTATGACCGAGGAAAGAAACGATAATCTTCTCGATGCCCGTTCTCAAGAAAACGCATGCGAATATATTCCTCTACTTCAAGACATACCTAAACCGCTGACACCTTCCACTCTATCTCTTTCTACTATCAGCGAAAAGTCTAACGCTCCGTCTTCTACAAGTGATCAGACCAAGCACAAGGCGAGGCCTCCGCCTGCTCTATCCAGGATTAATCTAAAGACCACACCGGATAATTTCGTGATACCACACGAACTCTCCACAGTTATGGAAGTCGATTCCCCAATGAGCGTCAAATTAAAGAATCAATCATCGCGCCAGAACTTGTATCGGGAATCTCAAGAACCAACCGTTAGTGACGATCGTGTTCCAGAAGATATGCAATTGGAGCAGAATAAACTTGTGAAACAAGAAAATTCATCTAAAACTCGATCGAAAACTCCCTCTCTTACCTCTGATGATACAAAGATGGAAATGATggatatgaaaatatttaatgatattatgCTCAAGCCATTTGTGAGTTTGCAAGAGTACGCAAAACAATGCAGCGTTCCTATCGAAGACGCTTCTAATATGGAGGATCTGCCCAAAAACGAGCAAGGGGGCGGCGAAATCAGCTCATTACATTCCGATGGCAGCCTTCCTGATGTAATTTCAGAGTTATTGAAGAGAAAACTAATTAGTGAGCCGTTCAAATTCGATACGGCGACGGCATCACACCTCACCACCAGCCAGTCATCGGAGTCTTCTCTATCACTCTTGGCCTTATCTAACATGTACAAAGCAAAAAGAAGATCGAGCAAGCGCAACGCAAACAAAGAGAATCTTACGGAGACTTCGGAAACGCTAAGTCTATCCTCAAATCCAGATTTGGAAAATGCCTTTCAGAAACTCGGTATGGGCTGGGCTTCTTCTACTTTGAAGAAGACAAAAGAGAGGTTGGCGTTGTCGTCTTCTTCGAACACATCCAGTTCCAGCTATAGTCAGTTGaaatttaaaagctttaatAAGGATCCTCCTACTTTAGCCACCGATTCTTCTCTATCTGATACAAATAGATCTAAAAATGTCGGTGACAGTGCAAAAAATGCAGTACAGCAAACCTCAGTCACCAATTCAATGATTGTCAAAGAGTTTCTCACAAACGAACtggctaaaaaaataacttttacaaaTCAATCGAGTAGAAATGCTGACGAATTTGTGTCCttgtatgaaacaaaaatgCCGGAGGAAATTAGGGACACGCCAGAGAAGAGTAGAGAAGATGATCAGTCTGTCGCGAGCCAAACGAATAGGGCGAGAACTTCCACCCCGGTGCAAATTTTCAAATCTACCACATATCACACGACTTCCAGTTCCAACAATTCCAATGGATTATTTAGCAATGCTGAAGAACTGTCTTCGGTGAAAGTGACCTCTACCTCCATACGGAATCATTCCACTTCTGATAAAGATGATTTAACCATTCCAAATTGCAGCCTCAAAAGAAAAGGCTCTGATAATAGCAAAAGCGCGtga
- the LOC110997125 gene encoding uncharacterized protein LOC110997125 isoform X2: MTSESDVLKTNEFLRRRKLRLQQVREQSKDIAKKIRQRAKVEKLRQTINLDAKKEKEYFDLQEKFVGRLEQLHSRSVENVGSSHRNAAEALVQEKQTNQDISKLRGKEAVAELRKRKQDKLDEQKKILDRKLQAREAANELFRDKHVSVANKILNSKSSDNIQKQLEEPIVTEINNNPVEKDKAERDTSKNDMATQWEVDELPDEWGSSVPTLSVPKDDRDYRKHLENEKSEHKRLNLFALSDEMPSSLRGGNSNMSNQACQQKSSVNMVSEYLQTRNLRLREEKPVSTKKSDDLQSIKQTILRSRASKIDVSGRNDSSKTNSALNKKPSVTMYNHSTRDTRESYNNEAAVVREQNTSDDAYLNALKETSILNEVKSQELEKKRETLRNKVAATRENVDKEYKDTLSFLNSLSKEKPSRTNNISHMGYERLQIQKDKRQKQMQDEFRKIEKDSVKKTCKHKNRADRGHSRSPDSFERPFQYDWMPVPESDFAHTLPNRNSVKFNDVDTYHEYRSRYRHTPPTKLKKKDKQNTLVVEDTSETDMSERTDFDGQSDGDRIVIYKILDSKRKRDDKKAKAINRIFKSAKGDRCGKDDEVQENTKNAESAFTVKHVEALENLNEGIYKVGENGDNITSAYFENNSNVPTEQQGGSKKSVTPNVEHQAPSTSAKNSTSLRCDHSCPGCKCRHQPLSAPQSTCSFQTAPNDAPEGFVKLMDGQEPGKFYIGASGFLKDDNYEVVIQLKKKEMEKKEIEKEEKNSKSQEAEDVIKDLTKPDSIDSEETKTLSKDTEAPFTVNVRESAAQTSVDQGVSVDVTQELEQVKPKNVEDKNVNTTFRDSFAIPDDVPKSEPVRPATSTYTQTSFSSPNSRPVFMHMTSSTSTAYMSPPDFIVPQVLRHRIPDVHIERLCSHSSRARRCRHISSTTETPPNTARNDETNEKIHKVCHKNRRHKSVSLHRGSSKSTHGTHSTKTVPKLRISDDKINPVVKKYVNKLLALNKEGKKAIQVINQDCSSVNTPSSSIVNAPHNMEMDASLDNKISLEQIKIMLEQQIVDEYAKRANKDRLSDSTHNRSSQKLPKRKQVHKVKSLNISRHLFKNKQTNDSHHHINFNSKQSSSSTYDRLTQNNGELLAKSERKEKSRKIIPPPKQNPSKTELTSTENIQPKRHPRLTPCSSNHTKSDDYTLYRHRPASMSSDSEKRDVHTASSHVPPTDSNHTSGIESEINFIKAAENKLQNMDKIADLTEKCMNRLSNLAKVLEEVRKNKSMVYSHISTSDTASDSESKQKIPDGRKVCMTEERNDNLLDARSQENACEYIPLLQDIPKPLTPSTLSLSTISEKSNAPSSTSDQTKHKARPPPALSRINLKTTPDNFVIPHELSTVMEVDSPMSVKLKNQSSRQNLYRESQEPTVSDDRVPEDMQLEQNKLVKQENSSKTRSKTPSLTSDDTKMEMMDMKIFNDIMLKPFVSLQEYAKQCSVPIEDASNMEDLPKNEQGGGEISSLHSDGSLPDVISELLKRKLISEPFKFDTATASHLTTSQSSESSLSLLALSNMYKAKRRSSKRNANKENLTETSETLSLSSNPDLENAFQKLGMGWASSTLKKTKERLALSSSSNTSSSSYSQLKFKSFNKDPPTLATDSSLSDTNRSKNVGDSAKNAVQQTSVTNSMIVKEFLTNELAKKITFTNQSSRNADEFVSLYETKMPEEIRDTPEKSREDDQSVASQTNRARTSTPVQIFKSTTYHTTSSSNNSNGLFSNAEELSSVKVTSTSIRNHSTSDKDDLTIPNCSLKRKGSDNSKSA, from the exons ATGACTTCTGAGAGCGATGttctaaaaacaaatgaatttctTCGTCGTCGAAAATTGAGACTTCAACAg GTAAGAGAACAATCAAAAGATATTGCAAAGAAAATACGACAACGTGCTAAAGTTGAAAAGTTACGGCAGACAATAAATCTTGAtgcaaagaaagaaaaagaatattttgatttacaaGAAAAATTTGTGGGAAGATTAGAACAGTTGCATTCACGGAGTGTAGAAAATGTTGGATCTAGTCATAGGAATGCTGCTGAAGCTTTAGTGCAAG AGAAACAAACTAACCAAGATATATCAAAACTACGTGGCAAAGAGGCAGTAGCAGAGCTACGTAAAAGAAAGCAAGATAAACTAGAtgaacaaaagaaaattcttGATAGGAAGTTGCAGGCTAG gGAAGCAGCAAATGAACTTTTTAGAGACAAACATGTATCTGTTGCAAACAAGATACTAAACTCTAAATCTAGTGACAATATACAGAAACAATTAGAGGAACCTATTgttactgaaataaataacaatccAGTGGAAAAGGACAAGGCAGAGAGAGATACATCTAAAAATGATATGGCTACACAGTGGGAGGTTGATGAGTTACCTGACGAATGGGGCTCCAGTGTTCCAACACTGTCTGTTCCAAAAGATGATAGGGACTATAGAAAACATTTAGAAAACGAAAAATCTGAGCATAAAAGATTgaatttatttgcattaagTGATGAAATGCCATCTAGTCTCCGAGGTGGTAATAGCAATATGTCTAATCAAGCATGCCAACAAAAATCTTCGGTTAATATGGTCTCTGAATATTTACAAACTAGAAACTTACGTTTGAGAGAAGAAAAACCTGTCAGTACCAAGAAATCTGACGATTTACAGAGtatcaaacaaacaatacTAAGGAGTCGAGCCTCAAAAATTGATG tttcaggCAGGAATGACAGTTCAAAAACTAATTcggcattaaataaaaaaccatcaGTGACAATGTACAATCACAGCACAAGAGATACAAGAGAGTCATATAATAATGAAGCAGCCGTTGTTCGTGAGCAAAACACAAGTGACGATGCATATTTAAATGCTCTAAAGGAAAcatctattttaaatgaagttaAATCCCAAGAGCTTGAGAAGAAGAGAGAGactttaagaaataaagtgGCTGCGACAAGGGAAAATGTGGATAAAGAATACAAAGATACTctgtcatttttaaattcgttaTCAAAAGAAAAACCCTCTAGAACAAAT aatATCTCTCACATGGGTTATGAAAGACTTCAAATACAAAAGGACAAACGGCAGAAGCAAATGCAAGATGAATTTAGAAAGATTGAGAAGGATTCCGTCAAGAAGACCTGTAAG CATAAAAATCGTGCAGATAGAGGTCACTCAAGGTCACCCGATAGCTTTGAGCGGCCATTTCAATATGACTGGATGCCAGTCCCGGAAAGCGATTTCGCCCACACTCTACCGAATAGAAATAGCGTTAAATTCAACGATGTCGACACATACCACGAATACAGATCGCGATACAGACACACACCTCCGacaaaactaaagaaaaaagacaaacaaaatacattgGTCGTTGAGGACACGTCAGAAACGGATATGTCCGAACGGACGGATTTTGATGGACAGTCGGACGGTGATAGAATTGTCATTTATAAGATTTTGGATTCCAAACGCAAGAGGGACGATAAGAAAGCGAAAGCGATTAATAGGATTTTTAAATCTGCCAAAGGTGATAGATGTGGGAAGGATGATGAGGTCCAGGAGAATACTAAGAATGCTGAGAGCGCTTTTACGGTGAAGCATGTGGAAGCTTTGGAGAATCTGAACGAAG GTATCTACAAAGTTGGGGAAAATGG GGATAACATTACGTCTGcctattttgaaaataatagcaATGTACCGACAGAGCAACAGGGCGGCAGTAAGAAGTCTGTTACGCCAAATG TTGAACATCAAGCTCCAAGCACCAGTGCCAAGAATAGTACGTCTTTAAG atgcGACCACTCATGTCCTGGTTGCAAATGCCGCCATCAACCATTGTCTGCGCCACAATCCACTTGTTCCTTTCAAACGGCCCCCAATGACGCACCCGAAGGGTTCGTCAAGTTAATGGATGGACAGGAACCTGGAAAGTTCTACATTGGAGCGTCTGGCTTCTTAAAAGACGACAACTACGAAGTTGTGATTCAATTGAAGAAGAAAGAAAtggaaaagaaagaaattgaaaaagaagaaaagaatTCCAAATCCCAAGAAGCAGAAGATGTTATTAAAGATTTGACAAAACCCGATTCTATTGATTCTGAAGAAACGAAGACTTTGTCAAAAGATACCGAAGCACCATTCACAGTTAATGTGAGGGAGAGTGCAGCACAGACTTCAGTTGACCAAGGTGTCTCCGTGGATGTGACTCAAGAGCTGGAACAAGTTAAACCTAAAAACGTGGAAGACAAGAATGTTAATACAACATTCCGAGATTCCTTTGCGATTCCCGATGATGTCCCGAAGAGTGAACCCGTTAGGCCAGCCACCTCCACCTATACCCAGACATCGTTCAGTTCACCCAATTCCAGACCGGTTTTCATGCATATGACGTCATCTACGTCCACGGCATATATGAGTCCCCCCGACTTTATCGTTCCACAGGTCTTGAGACATCGCATTCCAGATGTTCACATTGAAAGACTGTGCTCCCATTCTTCCAGAGCACGGAGATGTAGACACATCAGCAGCACCACCGAGACTCCGCCGAATACGGCACGAAATGATGAGACAAATGAAAAGATACACAAAGTTTGCCACAAAAATCGCAGACACAAAAGTGTGTCTTTACACAGAGGCTCGTCAAAGTCCACACATGGAACGCATTCGACGAAAACTGTGCCCAAATTGCGAATATCGGATGACAAAATTAATCCCGTGGTGAAGAAATATGTGAACAAATTATTAGCTCTTAATAAAGAGGGGAAGAAAGCGATCCAAGTAATCAATCAGGATTGCAGCTCTGTCAATACGCCGAGTAGTTCTATCGTCAATGCGCCTCACAATATGGAAATGGACGCTTCGTTGGATAACAAAATCTCTTtggaacaaataaaaatcatgcTCGAACAACAGATAGTCGACGAATACGCGAAACGCGCGAATAAAGATCGACTCTCCGACTCAACACACAATAGGAGCTCGCAAAAACTGCCAAAAAGAAAACAAGTGCACAAAGTGAAGTCCCTAAACATATCGAGgcatttattcaaaaataaacagaCAAATGATTCGCATCATCATATAAACTTCAATTCGAAGCAGTCCTCTTCATCGACGTATGACCGTTTGACGCAGAATAACGGCGAATTATTGGCCAAATcggaaagaaaagaaaagagtAGAAAGATAATTCCACCCCCCAAACAGAACCCCTCGAAGACCGAACTGACTTCTACTGAAAACATACAGCCGAAACGACACCCGCGCCTGACCCCTTGCTCCTCAAATCACACAAAAAGTGATGATTACACTCTTTACCGACATCGTCCTGCTTCAATGTCCTCGGATTCCGAAAAAAGAGACGTTCACACGGCATCTTCACACGTTCCTCCCACAGACTCCAATCACACCAGTGGGATCGAAagcgaaattaattttataaaagctgCCGAGAATAAGCTTCAAAATATGGATAAAATCGCTGACCTCACCGAGAAATGTATGAATCGGTTGTCTAACCTGGCCAAGGTACTGGAAGAAGTGAGAAAGAACAAGTCAATGGTGTACAGTCATATTTCTACCTCGGATACTGCGTCAGACTCTGAGTCAAAACAGAAAATCCCAGATGGTCGAAAAGTTTGTATGACCGAGGAAAGAAACGATAATCTTCTCGATGCCCGTTCTCAAGAAAACGCATGCGAATATATTCCTCTACTTCAAGACATACCTAAACCGCTGACACCTTCCACTCTATCTCTTTCTACTATCAGCGAAAAGTCTAACGCTCCGTCTTCTACAAGTGATCAGACCAAGCACAAGGCGAGGCCTCCGCCTGCTCTATCCAGGATTAATCTAAAGACCACACCGGATAATTTCGTGATACCACACGAACTCTCCACAGTTATGGAAGTCGATTCCCCAATGAGCGTCAAATTAAAGAATCAATCATCGCGCCAGAACTTGTATCGGGAATCTCAAGAACCAACCGTTAGTGACGATCGTGTTCCAGAAGATATGCAATTGGAGCAGAATAAACTTGTGAAACAAGAAAATTCATCTAAAACTCGATCGAAAACTCCCTCTCTTACCTCTGATGATACAAAGATGGAAATGATggatatgaaaatatttaatgatattatgCTCAAGCCATTTGTGAGTTTGCAAGAGTACGCAAAACAATGCAGCGTTCCTATCGAAGACGCTTCTAATATGGAGGATCTGCCCAAAAACGAGCAAGGGGGCGGCGAAATCAGCTCATTACATTCCGATGGCAGCCTTCCTGATGTAATTTCAGAGTTATTGAAGAGAAAACTAATTAGTGAGCCGTTCAAATTCGATACGGCGACGGCATCACACCTCACCACCAGCCAGTCATCGGAGTCTTCTCTATCACTCTTGGCCTTATCTAACATGTACAAAGCAAAAAGAAGATCGAGCAAGCGCAACGCAAACAAAGAGAATCTTACGGAGACTTCGGAAACGCTAAGTCTATCCTCAAATCCAGATTTGGAAAATGCCTTTCAGAAACTCGGTATGGGCTGGGCTTCTTCTACTTTGAAGAAGACAAAAGAGAGGTTGGCGTTGTCGTCTTCTTCGAACACATCCAGTTCCAGCTATAGTCAGTTGaaatttaaaagctttaatAAGGATCCTCCTACTTTAGCCACCGATTCTTCTCTATCTGATACAAATAGATCTAAAAATGTCGGTGACAGTGCAAAAAATGCAGTACAGCAAACCTCAGTCACCAATTCAATGATTGTCAAAGAGTTTCTCACAAACGAACtggctaaaaaaataacttttacaaaTCAATCGAGTAGAAATGCTGACGAATTTGTGTCCttgtatgaaacaaaaatgCCGGAGGAAATTAGGGACACGCCAGAGAAGAGTAGAGAAGATGATCAGTCTGTCGCGAGCCAAACGAATAGGGCGAGAACTTCCACCCCGGTGCAAATTTTCAAATCTACCACATATCACACGACTTCCAGTTCCAACAATTCCAATGGATTATTTAGCAATGCTGAAGAACTGTCTTCGGTGAAAGTGACCTCTACCTCCATACGGAATCATTCCACTTCTGATAAAGATGATTTAACCATTCCAAATTGCAGCCTCAAAAGAAAAGGCTCTGATAATAGCAAAAGCGCGtga